GGAGACGAGAAAAATGGCCTTGCGCTCAGAAACGCTGTCCACCACATTGCGCAAGAAGCGCACCACACCCTCGAAGCCATTGTTAGAGATCAGATACTGGATGTCATCGAGCATGATCACTGCCTTCGGCTTTTGCTCCAGGAAGGACTCTATAATGCTCATGATCCTCTCCAGCGAAGGAGGGATGGTCTTTTCCTGAGACGACTCCCTATCCGTGAGCCATAAAAGCGTTAGGTCCAAATTACCTGCGCGGCTTCGCAATGCTTTGGGATGGCCACGCACAATGCCTAGCGAGGCATACCCCTCCTTGGCCTTGGTGAGGAGCAGCCTATGCGCGATCTCTGGCTTCACCTCCTCCACCAGGTAGGAGTGGCCATCCGTCAATTCCGAGCGTGGGAGGGCGTGTGGGACCTTGGGAGCCTCGATTCCTAGTATCTCGTGGGCCTTCTCCAAGGTGATCTCGGATTTGAGCAAGGAGGAGAAGGCCACCACTCGATTCAGCCCTCCTTCTAGCTGACGCACGTTATCCCTGAAGACCTCAGCTATTAACGTTAAAACTTCTTTAGGGACGCGCAGCCCCTCGGTTTTTACCCTTCGTTCCAAGATGGCAAGGCGCGTCTCCAGGTCAGGAGGCTGTATGTCTGCTAGCAATCCCGATTCGAACCTGGTGACTAATCTTTCACTGAGGGAGGGAATCTCCTTAGGCGGCCTATCTGAGGTCAGGACCACTTGCCCTCCTCGATCCAGTATGGCGTTGAATATCTGGAAGAGCTCCTCCTGCATTCGCTCTTTGCCTGCCAAGAATTGAGCGTCATCGATTAGGAGAACATCCGCCCGTCGGTAAGCTGCCCGCAGCTGATCCAGCGTCCTGTCTTGGATGGCATTTATTATCTCCGTTTCAAGAGCATCAGTGGGAGCGAAGATCACCAAGGCCTTAGTGGATTTTGAGATGTGATTTCCAATGGCCTGCAGCAGGTGGGTCTTCCCTAGGCCAGAGCGAGAGTAGATGAACAAGGGGTTATAGGAGCGCCCTGGCGCCTCTGCCACCGCTTTGGCCGCAGCCTCAGCGAAGCGGGAGTTGGGGCCGACCACGAAGTTCTCAAATGAATAGCGTGGATTCAGGGGACGACCGAAGGAAGGCTTAGTGGAGGTCGGGGCACAGGTGGGGCATGCCCCTGTGACATCCAATGAACTTCCGCAGCGGGGACATTTGGCTGGACTGGGGGTTTGACTGGTTATTTGTTTATGATACTGCATGATGAGCTCGTACACCCCATCAATCTTCTCATCCACCCTTTTGCGCTCCAGCTCTTTAAGGATCTGGGCCTTGGGGGTCTCCTCGGGAAGCTCTTCGAAACCCTCGATCTTCCGCCTAAGCGTCTCCAGCTCGGTCTCGATCTCCAAGACCTTTTCCGGGTCGCGCATCCTGCGCATGAGGGACTCCGCCTCCCTTTCATAACCCTGAGTGTCTAGGAAGCGCAGAACCTCTTCCAGTCCTTGAAGGCGCTGTATGTTGGCCTCGAAGTAGGGAAGAGAACGTGCCGCTGCTTTGGGGTCTGATAAATAAAGGCGGATGAGATTGCTCACATTGTATCCTTCCTTAGCCCAACCGTGGATGCGCAAAGCCACCTCGTCACTTCTGCCAGACAATCTCTGCACATCTCCAACCAGGCGGGGATTGGTAAGATTGGAAGGGGGGCCTAACTCCAGCCTCCCTATCTTGGCATCAGGGTGGCTGCGCTCGATGTCTTGAATGCTTACTCGGCTGTGCAGCGAGATAGAAGATTCAGGCAGAAGAGAATCCTCCCATATGAATTCCACGGCCTGCGCTCCTTTGTACAGCCGCTGTGACTTCATCACTCCGCCTTTGCGGAAAGCATATAAGGCCAGAACCGGCTCGCCGCTATTGAATACCAGGACTCCCTCCGCTCGGTCGATGTTGAACTCGAATTGAAGCTTTATATAACCAGAGAAGGCGTACCTCTTCACATCTTCCAGCACCCTTTTTAACACTCCCTCTCCACCACGATATCGATCTACCACCTGACCCTCGGGAATGCCCAGTTCCGCCAGCAAGGATACCCCTTGTAAAAAGGTCTTGGCCCGATATATCACTTTGGTTCAAGCCAGATTAGTTCATGAGGAAAAGTCACCATCGTTCGATACCGTGCGGGATTCGCTGAGTACCTGGAAAGGTTTAAATGAGGTAGGCCTGTTGGAGGATTTTGTGCCACTGTAGCTCAGCGGCAGGTCGGGCCATTCCCCGGTCCGCTAGAGAGCGACAGTTTCGTAAACTGTAGGTCGGGGGTTCGAAACCCTCCAGTGGCTCCATTCATCCCCCTTCTGGTTTCCCCCTTTGTTAAGTCTTCTTGAGATAGTTTCGAACAATCTTGATTGCACAAACGTCGCCGCACATGGAGCATCCTTCCATGTCCTCATTATGACCTCGAGCACGGAGGGCCCGAGCCTTTTCAGGGTCGAGCGCTTGGGAAAACATGCCTTCCCAATCTAGATTGCGCCTGGCCAAAGCCATGAGGTCATCTTTTTCTCTGCCTCTCCCCCTCGCCAAATCAGCAGCGTGAGCAGCTATCTTAGAGGCTATGAGCCCCTCCTTCACATCCTCAGGAGTGGGCAGAGAGAGATGCTCCGCAGGAGTCACATAGCAAAGGAAATCCGCACCAGCATAGGCCGCCATGGCCCCCCCGATGGCAGCGGTTATGTGATCATATCCTGGAGCGATATCCGTGACCAAAGGACCTAGGACGTAGAAGGGGGCCCCATCGCAGACCGCCTTCTGCAGGCGCACATTGGCTTCAATCTGGTCCAGAGGGACATGCCCCGGCCCTTCCACCATGGCTTGGACCCCAGCCTCCCGAGCCCGCTTAACCAGTCTACCTAGAATGAAGAGCTCGGAGAGCTGTGCTGCATCGCTGGCATCGTGAATGCAGCCAGGCCTAAGTCCGTCCCCAAGAGATAGTGTGAATTGGTGCTCTCTCGCCATCTCTAGCAGGTAGTCGAAACGCTGGTAAAGAGGATTCTCCAAATCGTGGTGTAGTATCCATGCTACCAGGAACGCCCCTCCCCGCGAAACTACGTCCGTTAGCCTTCCGGATCTCCTCAACCAGGAAACGCTCTCTCGGGTGATTCCACAATGGACCGTCATAAAGTCCACGCCATCCTTGGCATGCAGCTCTATGCCCCGAAAGATATCATCCTCATCCATGTCCACCACTGCGCCGTGCCTTGCCAGGCGCAATCCTGTCTGATATATAGGAACGGTCCCTACAGGGATATCAACCACCTTCAGTATGGATCTCCTCATTTCGTCAATATCTCCTCCAGTGCTAAGATCCATAATGGTGTCAGCGCCATAGCGCAGAGATATCCTGACCTTCTCCATCTCCTCCTCTGGAACGCAATGATCCCTAGACGTGCCTACGTTTACGTTCACTTTCACCCTCAAACCTTCTCCTATACCGCATGGCTTGGGGGCATGCCGTGGGTTTCGTGGTATGACGATCCTTCCTTTAAGAACCCCTCGGCGCACCGTTTCGAGTTCGACCCCTTCCTGCTCAGCCACCTCTTTTATCTCTCTCGACATTTCGGTGCAAAGTCTCTCCATCAATGTCATTCGTTCCCCTAGCCTGCAGCGTCCTATTTGAAAGTTCACCTAGAGAGCGGAACTCGTCTTGAAGACTAAAGGTAATCCGAGGTGAAAGGTGCTCGAACCTCTTCCCTAAAGCTCATGTTCAAAGCGCTTTCTCATTTATATATCCAGACAATCCTAGAAGGATATAAATACAATCAATCCTTTAGGAATTATCGTCGAAGGGGATGGGAAAGAGTGAACTCTCCAGTTAGTTCGCAGCGACCTTTGACCTAGGGCAAAAAGAGCATCACGGGTGAAATCGATGGAGGACTCAAGCTACACGGCCGATCGCATTCAGGTTCTCGAAGGTTTGCAGGCCGTGCGCAAGCGGCCAGGGATGTATATAGGATCAACAGACGCAAGAGGGCTGCATCACCTCGTTTACGAGGTGGTGGATAACAGCATCGATGAGGCCATGGCGGGATTCTGCAGCCGCATCGACGTCACTATAAATCAGGACGGAAGCGTCACTGTGGCCGATGATGGGAGGGGCATACCTACAGGCATCATCGAAAAATATGGAAAACCTGCGGTGGAGGTAGTTCTCACTCATCTGCATGCTGGTGGGAAATTCGATAGGAAATCCTATAAGGTGTCTGGCGGACTGCATGGCGTAGGCCTCACGGTAGTCAACTCTCTATCGTTATGGTTAGAGGTGCGCGTGAGGAAGGAGGGTAGGGAAAAGGCCATAAAATTCGAGCGTGGGGAACTGGTCGAGGCCCTGCATGACATCGGCCCGGCAGAGGGCACAGGTACCACCATCACCTTCAAGCCAGATCCAGAGATATTCCCTGATACAAATTTCGATGATGAGACCCTGGCCCATCGCCTAAGAGACTTGGCCTTTCTCAACCGGAATGTAGTGATTAATTTCAAGGACATGCGGAACGGAAGGGAAGAGCATTTCCATTATGAAGGTGGCATAAATGAGTTCGTAGCCTCATTGAACAAGACTAAAACTGTTCTGCATGAGAAACCGATTTACATCTACGCTGAGCCAGAGGGTATGGTGGTGGAGCTCTCTATGCAGTATACGGATGCATTTAATGAGAGCATCTTCACTTATGTAAACAATATTAACACCATAGAGGGGGGGACGCATCTAGCGGGCTTCCGCTCGGCCCTCACCAGAACCATCAATGATTATGCCAGGAAGTATAATTTCTTGAAACAGAACGATGAACCTTTCACTGGTGAGGATGTACGTGAAGGCTTGACCGCTATTCTCAGCATAAGAGTTCCAGAGCCTCAGTTCGAAGGACAGACCAAGACCAAGTTGGGCAATTCTGAGGTCAAAGGTATCGTGGAGAGCACGCTCAACACCAAGTTATACGAGTATCTCGAGGAGAATCCTAAAGTGGCTGAGACGGTAGTCAAGCGTTGCATGCTGGCAGCGCAAGCGCGGGAGGCAGCGCGCAAAGCTCGAGACCTAACCCGCCGAAAGGGGTACTTGGAGTCCACCTCTCTGCCAGGTAAGCTTTCGGACTGTACGGAAAAGGATCCGGCCAAGAGTGAGCTCTTCATCGTGGAAGGGGATAGTGCCGGTGGCAGCAGCCGTCAGGGTCGTAATCGTGAGTTTCAGGCCATATTGCCCATTCGAGGCAAGATATTGAATGTGGAGAAGGCGCGTATGGACAAAATCCTAAAGAACCAAGAGATACGCAATCTCATAACCGCTCTAGGCTGCGGAATAGGGCAGGATTTCAACATAGCCAATGTTAGGTATCATAAGATTATCATAATGACCGATGCCGATGTTGATGGAGCACATATCCGCACCCTTCTGTTAACCCTCTTCTTCCGCTACATGAGGCCGCTCATCGAAAGCGGCTACGTTTACATCGCTCAGCCCCCCCTATATCGTGTGTACCGAGGCAATCGAGAGAAGTACGTTTATACCGAAAAAGAGAAAGCCATGGCCTTAGAGGAGCTGGGCAAGGGTGCCCAGGTGCAACGCTATAAAGGACTGGGGGAGATGAATCCCCATCAGCTCTGGGAGACGACCATGGATCCAGCGAGAAGGGTGATGAA
This region of Methanomassiliicoccales archaeon genomic DNA includes:
- the gyrB gene encoding DNA topoisomerase (ATP-hydrolyzing) subunit B, which produces MEDSSYTADRIQVLEGLQAVRKRPGMYIGSTDARGLHHLVYEVVDNSIDEAMAGFCSRIDVTINQDGSVTVADDGRGIPTGIIEKYGKPAVEVVLTHLHAGGKFDRKSYKVSGGLHGVGLTVVNSLSLWLEVRVRKEGREKAIKFERGELVEALHDIGPAEGTGTTITFKPDPEIFPDTNFDDETLAHRLRDLAFLNRNVVINFKDMRNGREEHFHYEGGINEFVASLNKTKTVLHEKPIYIYAEPEGMVVELSMQYTDAFNESIFTYVNNINTIEGGTHLAGFRSALTRTINDYARKYNFLKQNDEPFTGEDVREGLTAILSIRVPEPQFEGQTKTKLGNSEVKGIVESTLNTKLYEYLEENPKVAETVVKRCMLAAQAREAARKARDLTRRKGYLESTSLPGKLSDCTEKDPAKSELFIVEGDSAGGSSRQGRNREFQAILPIRGKILNVEKARMDKILKNQEIRNLITALGCGIGQDFNIANVRYHKIIIMTDADVDGAHIRTLLLTLFFRYMRPLIESGYVYIAQPPLYRVYRGNREKYVYTEKEKAMALEELGKGAQVQRYKGLGEMNPHQLWETTMDPARRVMKQVTIEDAVRADELFTILMGDEVQPRREFIITHAKEVENLDV
- the thiC gene encoding phosphomethylpyrimidine synthase ThiC, with amino-acid sequence MTLMERLCTEMSREIKEVAEQEGVELETVRRGVLKGRIVIPRNPRHAPKPCGIGEGLRVKVNVNVGTSRDHCVPEEEMEKVRISLRYGADTIMDLSTGGDIDEMRRSILKVVDIPVGTVPIYQTGLRLARHGAVVDMDEDDIFRGIELHAKDGVDFMTVHCGITRESVSWLRRSGRLTDVVSRGGAFLVAWILHHDLENPLYQRFDYLLEMAREHQFTLSLGDGLRPGCIHDASDAAQLSELFILGRLVKRAREAGVQAMVEGPGHVPLDQIEANVRLQKAVCDGAPFYVLGPLVTDIAPGYDHITAAIGGAMAAYAGADFLCYVTPAEHLSLPTPEDVKEGLIASKIAAHAADLARGRGREKDDLMALARRNLDWEGMFSQALDPEKARALRARGHNEDMEGCSMCGDVCAIKIVRNYLKKT
- a CDS encoding DnaA/Hda family protein, whose amino-acid sequence is MLAELGIPEGQVVDRYRGGEGVLKRVLEDVKRYAFSGYIKLQFEFNIDRAEGVLVFNSGEPVLALYAFRKGGVMKSQRLYKGAQAVEFIWEDSLLPESSISLHSRVSIQDIERSHPDAKIGRLELGPPSNLTNPRLVGDVQRLSGRSDEVALRIHGWAKEGYNVSNLIRLYLSDPKAAARSLPYFEANIQRLQGLEEVLRFLDTQGYEREAESLMRRMRDPEKVLEIETELETLRRKIEGFEELPEETPKAQILKELERKRVDEKIDGVYELIMQYHKQITSQTPSPAKCPRCGSSLDVTGACPTCAPTSTKPSFGRPLNPRYSFENFVVGPNSRFAEAAAKAVAEAPGRSYNPLFIYSRSGLGKTHLLQAIGNHISKSTKALVIFAPTDALETEIINAIQDRTLDQLRAAYRRADVLLIDDAQFLAGKERMQEELFQIFNAILDRGGQVVLTSDRPPKEIPSLSERLVTRFESGLLADIQPPDLETRLAILERRVKTEGLRVPKEVLTLIAEVFRDNVRQLEGGLNRVVAFSSLLKSEITLEKAHEILGIEAPKVPHALPRSELTDGHSYLVEEVKPEIAHRLLLTKAKEGYASLGIVRGHPKALRSRAGNLDLTLLWLTDRESSQEKTIPPSLERIMSIIESFLEQKPKAVIMLDDIQYLISNNGFEGVVRFLRNVVDSVSERKAIFLVS